The genomic segment CCTGCGGTTCGAGCGGCTTGCGGAACGGCGCGTTCACGTGGACCGGGCCCGGTTCCGGATGGAGCGCGGCGTCGGCCGCGAGCGCCGCCGACGCGGCGAGCCCTTCGAGCGCGCGCGGCGCTTCGTCGGGGAGGCCCAAGTCGAGCGCGAGGCGGACGAAGCGGCCGAAGAGGTTCGTCTGGTCGATCGTCTGCGGCGCGGCGCGGCGCTGCAGTTCCGGCGGCCGGTCGGCCGTGACGGCGATCAGCGGCGCGCCGGCGAGGCTCGCCTCGACGATCGCGGGGAGGTAGTGCGCGGCGGCCGTGCCCGACGTGCAGACGAGCAACACCGGCGCCCCGGTCGCCTTGGCCGCGCCGAGCGCGAAGAAGGCCGCGGAGCGCTCGTCCACGACGACCGTCGTCTCGATCGCCGGCTCGCGCGCCGCGGCGAGGGCGAGCGGCGTCGAACGGGAGCCGGGACTGACGACGGCGCGGCGCACGCCGGCCGCGGCGAGGCGGCGCACGAAGAGGGAGGCCCACGGCGTGTTGAGGTCGCGCGGGCGCATCAGATCCCCAGGGCGTCGCCGATCGTCCGCTCCTTCGCCGCGATCTCCTCGAACTCGCGCGCGGCGTCGGAGGCGGCGACGATCCCCGCGCCGGCGTAGAACGACGCCTTGTCGCCGCGCACGATCGCGGAGCGGATCGCCGCGGCGAACTCGCCGTCGCCGTCGGCGCCGAGCCGGCCGAACGGCGCGGCGTACCAGCCGCGCGGCGCCGGCTCGCGGCGCCGCAGGAAGTCGAGCGCCGCGTCGCGCGGCGCGCCGCCCATCGCCGGCGTCGGATGGACCGCCTCGAGCAGGCGGGGCAGCGGCGTCGCCGCGAGGAGCTGGCCGTCGAGCGGCGTCGAAAGGTGGTGCACGTCGCGCAGCGTGCGCACCGACGGCGCGGGCTGCGCGGTGAGCGAGCGGCAGAACGGGGCGAGCGCGTCGTTGATCCCCTCTACGACGGCGCGGTGCTCGGCGAGGTCCTTCGCGTTCGCGGCGAGGAACGTCGCCGCCGCCGAGTCCGCCTCTCCCTCGGCGCGCGGCGCGGTGCCGGCGAGCGCCTCGCTGCGCACGGCGAGGCCGCGCTTGACGAGGAGCGTTTCGGGGGTCGCGCCGAAGAAGGTCGCCGCGCCGCGGCGCAGCGCGAAGAGATACGTTCCGCCCTGCGCGGCGCGCAGCCGGGCCAAGGCGGAGGCCGGGTCGAGCGGGCCGTCGAACTCGACGTCGGTGCGGCGGGCGACGACGACCTTCCGCAGACGGCCGGCCTCGATCTCGCGCCGCGCGTCCTCGACCAGCGCGGTCCACTCCTCCCGTTCCATCGTGCGCGCGGCGCGGCGTCGCGGCGGCGTCGCCGGCGGCTCGGGCGGCCGGCTCAGCGCGCGGTAGATCCGCTCGAACCGCTGGAGCCGCCCCGCGTCGTGCAGGAACTCCTCCTCGCCGTGCAGCGCCAGCGCCAGCGCGGCGCCCTGCTCGCCGACGATGTAGGTCCAGCGCGGCAGGACGAAGCAGCCGTCGCCGAACCCCTTCCACGTCGCGTCCGCGCCGCCGGGCTCGAAGGAGAAGCCGCCGAGCAGGCAGGGGACGAACGGCACGGCGTCGGGGTGCGCGACGACGGGAAGGCCGCTCCAGAGCGCGGCCGCCGCGGCGTCGAGCGCCGCGAAACGGCCCGGCCCGGAGAGGTCGAGCCGCAGCGCCTCGCCCATGCCGACGATCGCCGGGCCTTCCGGCGGACGCCAGAAGGCGGCCGTGGACGCGGGGTCGATCCGCAGCAGCGTTTCCGGGGGCGCGCTCGGCGCGGGGACGACGAAGACCGCCGCCCGCCGGCGGTCGCGCAGCCGGCCGATCTCGAAGCCGAGGAAGTGGGCCAGCTCGGTGAGCCGCAGCGGGATCTCGCCGCTCAGATAGGCGTCGGGATTCTGGGGAATCATCGCCGCGCCTCCGCGCGGCGCAGCACGAACAGGCAGCAAGCGCCGAAGGTCATCGGTCGCACCAGCTCCACGTCGAGGCCGCGGCTTTCCGCCAGCGCGGCGAACTCGGCGGGAGGCGGGAAGGCGGCGATCGACCGTTGCAGATAACGATACTCCCGCGCGCCGGAGAGGAGCGCGCCGAGCCAGGGCACCGCGCTCCGCACCCAGAAGCGGGCGGGCGCGGCGATCAGGCCGCGCGGCTCGTTGAGCTCGAGGACCGCCACCCGTCCGCCGGGGCGCACGACGCGGCGCATCTCCTCGAGGCCGCGTCCGCGGTCGGGGACGTTGCGGATGCCGAAGGCGATCATCGCCGCGTCGAACGACTCGTCGGCGAACGGCAGCGCCTGCGCGTCGCCGAGGCAGAGGCGCACGCGCGCGCCGTCCGGCGAGGCGGCGATCTTGGTCCGTCCCTCGGCGAGCATCTCCGGCGAGGGATCGACGCCGACGACGGCGGCGCCTTCGATCCGCCGCGCGGCGAGCAGCGCGAGGTCGGCCGTGCCGACGGCGACGTCGAGCACGCGCGCCCCCGGCGCGAGGCGCAGCGCGTCGATCGCGCGGCGGCGCCAGCGGCGGTCCACGCCGAAGGAGAGGACGCGGTTGAGCAGATCGTAGCGGCGCGCGATGCGGTCGAACATCGCGCCGCTCCCCCCGCGGGGCGGGGCGGGCGCGCCGCCGCTCACGCCGGCGCCCGGCCGGACGCCCGCGCCTCGCGGAGGAGTTCGGCGAACTCGTCCGGCGGCAGCGCCTGCGGGCCGTCGGAGAGGGCGCGTTCGGGCGCGGCGTGGACCTCGATCATCACCCCCGCGGCGCCGGCGGCGAGCGCGGCCTTGGCGAGGTGCGGGACGAGGTCGCGCCGCCCGAGGGCGTGCGAGGGATCGACGACGACCGGCAGGCGGTCGACGTGGGCGAGAAGGGCCACGGCGCCGAGGTCGAGCAGGTTGCGCGACGCGGGGTCGAAGCCGCGCACGCCGCGCTCGCAGAAGACGACCCCCGGCGCGCCGGCGACGAGGAGATGCTCCGCGGCGAGGCGCCATTCCTCGATCGTCGCCGCCATGCCGCGCTTGAGCAGCGCCGGCCGGCCGGTCGCGCCGACGGCGCGCAGCAGGGCGAAGTTCTGCATGTTGCGCGAGCCGACCTGGACCATGTCCACGCGCGCCGCGACCGCCTCGGCGTCCCGCTCCGAAAGCGCTTCGGAGACGGTGCGCAGGCCGTGCCGCCGCGCCGCGGCGGCGAGCCAGTCGAGCGCGGCGAGGCCGTGCCCCTGGAATTCGTGCGGGGAGGTGCGCGGCTTGAACGCGCCGCCGCGCAGCATCCGCGCCCCCGCGGCGGCCACGGCGGCGGCCGCGGCCTCGATCTGCTCTTCGGACTCGATGCAGCAAGGGCCGGCGATCCAGACCGGCGGCGCGCCGGGGCCGATCGAAAGGCCGCCGACGTCGATCCGCTCCGGCTGCGCGTCGAGGCGCGGGTGCGGGCTCGGCGGCGCGGCGACGGCGGCGACCCCCGGGAGGTCGGCGAGTTCGCCGGCGGCGACGGCGCGGGAATGGGCGCGGACTTCGAACGCGACCGGCCCGTCGGCCCCGTCGAGGCGCACGACCCACAGGCCGCGCGCCGCGAGGGCGCGCCGCACCGCCTCGGGGTCGGCGTCCGGCTTGAGGGTCAGGATCATCGCGTCTCCGCAGCGAGCAAGGAACATAACATCAAAGGCCACCGCGGGCAGTGGCCGTTCCGCGGGGACGGCGCCGTTCCCGCGCGGCCGCTCGGGCGGCGGTCCGGGCGGCGGAATGCGGGGCGTCCGGCGGCCGCGCGGCGGCGCGCGCGGCCCGCTCCCGCCGCCCGCGATCAAGGGCGTCGGAAGGCCGGGCGTCCGGCGCGCGCTACCGACCGGAACGGACTTCGGCGCGGAGGGCGGCCTGCGCCGCGAGCAGGCCGGAGAGGGCGCCCGCGGCGTACATGAACTCGGGGTCCGAGCGGAGGACGACGACGTCGTCCGGGCAATAGAGGTCGTCGAGCGTCAGGTTCGGCGCGAGGCGGCGGCCGATCGCGTAGGCCCGCGACTCCTGCTCGGCGACGAGTTGGTCGATCAGACGAAGAAGGGGGGCGCTGTCTTCCGGCGTGATCATTGGTCTCTCCGACTCCCGGCGCGCGGCGCCGGCGACGCCTAGAATACGGTCCGTGGCTTCTCCGTTCCCCTTTTTCGCGACGATCCCGACGGTCGCCTGCGCCCCGGACGGGGCGGCCGCGCGATGAACGGCCCGCCGCGTCCCGTGGCGCGGATCGCCAACGCCGGCCTGGCGGTCTCCGGACTGGCGCTCGTCGTCGTCCTCGGCACCGGCGGCACGCGGATCGACCTCGGCGTGACCTCGATCGGGCTGCGCGAGCTCGCCGGCCCGTTCACGTTCGTCTGCTTCTTCGCCGCGCTCCGGCTCTTGGTGTCGCAGCGCT from the bacterium genome contains:
- the menD gene encoding 2-succinyl-5-enolpyruvyl-6-hydroxy-3-cyclohexene-1-carboxylic-acid synthase; the encoded protein is MRPRDLNTPWASLFVRRLAAAGVRRAVVSPGSRSTPLALAAAREPAIETTVVVDERSAAFFALGAAKATGAPVLLVCTSGTAAAHYLPAIVEASLAGAPLIAVTADRPPELQRRAAPQTIDQTNLFGRFVRLALDLGLPDEAPRALEGLAASAALAADAALHPEPGPVHVNAPFRKPLEPQAARNEADASLAAAAATIASRPAPRRMPAERRPSPDAAAALARRAAGRRGLIVCGPGPLAHA
- a CDS encoding isochorismate synthase — encoded protein: MIPQNPDAYLSGEIPLRLTELAHFLGFEIGRLRDRRRAAVFVVPAPSAPPETLLRIDPASTAAFWRPPEGPAIVGMGEALRLDLSGPGRFAALDAAAAALWSGLPVVAHPDAVPFVPCLLGGFSFEPGGADATWKGFGDGCFVLPRWTYIVGEQGAALALALHGEEEFLHDAGRLQRFERIYRALSRPPEPPATPPRRRAARTMEREEWTALVEDARREIEAGRLRKVVVARRTDVEFDGPLDPASALARLRAAQGGTYLFALRRGAATFFGATPETLLVKRGLAVRSEALAGTAPRAEGEADSAAATFLAANAKDLAEHRAVVEGINDALAPFCRSLTAQPAPSVRTLRDVHHLSTPLDGQLLAATPLPRLLEAVHPTPAMGGAPRDAALDFLRRREPAPRGWYAAPFGRLGADGDGEFAAAIRSAIVRGDKASFYAGAGIVAASDAAREFEEIAAKERTIGDALGI
- a CDS encoding ubiquinone/menaquinone biosynthesis methyltransferase is translated as MFDRIARRYDLLNRVLSFGVDRRWRRRAIDALRLAPGARVLDVAVGTADLALLAARRIEGAAVVGVDPSPEMLAEGRTKIAASPDGARVRLCLGDAQALPFADESFDAAMIAFGIRNVPDRGRGLEEMRRVVRPGGRVAVLELNEPRGLIAAPARFWVRSAVPWLGALLSGAREYRYLQRSIAAFPPPAEFAALAESRGLDVELVRPMTFGACCLFVLRRAEARR
- the aroF gene encoding 3-deoxy-7-phosphoheptulonate synthase, with translation MILTLKPDADPEAVRRALAARGLWVVRLDGADGPVAFEVRAHSRAVAAGELADLPGVAAVAAPPSPHPRLDAQPERIDVGGLSIGPGAPPVWIAGPCCIESEEQIEAAAAAVAAAGARMLRGGAFKPRTSPHEFQGHGLAALDWLAAAARRHGLRTVSEALSERDAEAVAARVDMVQVGSRNMQNFALLRAVGATGRPALLKRGMAATIEEWRLAAEHLLVAGAPGVVFCERGVRGFDPASRNLLDLGAVALLAHVDRLPVVVDPSHALGRRDLVPHLAKAALAAGAAGVMIEVHAAPERALSDGPQALPPDEFAELLREARASGRAPA